The Leishmania braziliensis MHOM/BR/75/M2904 complete genome, chromosome 4 genome includes a window with the following:
- a CDS encoding putative 60S ribosomal protein L10: MARRPSRCYRFCKNKPYPKSRFCRGVPDPKIRNFDIGRRRATVDEFPVCIHVVSRELEQIASEALEAARIQANKYMVKRANKDVFHMRIRAHPFHVLRINKMLSCAGADRLQTGMRGAFGKPNGVCARVRIGQILLSMRTKEAYVPQAYEALRRAKMKFPGRQIIVTSKYWGFTNILRTEYEALRDAGKLEQRGIHCKMIVPKGKITMRNVMA; this comes from the coding sequence ATGGCCCGCCGTCCATCCCGCTGCTACCGGTTCTGCAAGAACAAGCCGTACCCGAAGTCGCGCTTCTGCCGCGGTGTGCCGGATCCGAAGATCCGCAACTTCGACATTGGCCGCCGTCGCGCCACCGTCGATGAGTTCCCGGTGTGCATCCACGTCGTGTCCCGCGAGCTGGAGCAGATCGCGTccgaggcgctggaggcggcccGCATTCAGGCCAACAAGTACATGGTGAAGCGGGCCAACAAGGATGTGTTCCACATGCGCATCCGCGCCCACCCCTTCCACGTGCTGCGCATCAACAAGATGCTCTCCTGCGCCGGTGCCGATCGTCTGCAGACCGGCATGCGCGGTGCCTTCGGTAAGCCCAACGGCGTGTGCGCCCGCGTCCGCATCGGTCAGATCCTGCTGTCCATGCGCACCAAGGAGGCGTACGTGCCGCAGGCCTATGAGGCCCTGCGCCGCGCCAAGATGAAGTTCCCTGGCCGCCAGATCATCGTGACATCCAAGTACTGGGGCTTCACCAACATCCTGCGCACCGAGTACGAGGCTCTGCGCGATGCCGGCAAGctcgagcagcgcggcaTCCACTGCAAGATGATCGTCCCCAAGGGCAAGATCACGATGCGCAACGTGATGGCGTAA
- a CDS encoding putative chaperone protein DNAj, with protein MNAVSYQLAAFHSTAAARLYRTYGAVHLLPRTAALRRMTATAGSLGAAHSAMGGSMVLLQHRRWQSSGGSKKDLYSVLGVARNATPEQIKSAYKKRAKALHPDVNPSPTAAEDFAEAKQAYETLSDSQKRSMYDMTGNASAASGFGGSGSGFNPFGAGGNPFAAGGNPFANMGNANHSGGGQGGFSFNDFEEIFQKMSNSGKDKTRKPQGPEPGADIHYKLVLRFLDAVNGCQKEISYNTMRRCGACTGSGCQDTGSRTKCPHCGGRGKKVMSTGFFHMQQDCTHCGGTGELGRTTCTQCSGKGIVKDRSVQTLPVPKGVDNKERLKVTGKGEAGVRNGPPGNLYIEISVEEDPVFHREGSDIHVITPITLSTAVLGGTVRVPTLTGEVETRVPVGTQQGDKLVLRGRGVHRPNHNKTGDFYIHFAVMLPKELTEEQKKAVADFAKDEKPLDLNDAQLQELKGRYRSWFAA; from the coding sequence atGAACGCTGTATCCTATCAGCTGGCCGCCTTTCACtcgaccgcggcggcgcgcctcTACCGTACCTATGGAGCAGTGcatctgctgccgcgcaccgcGGCTCTGCGGCGGATGACAGCGACCGCCGGCTCGCTTGGCGCCGCGCACTCTGCGATGGGTGGATCGATGGTGCtgttgcagcaccgccgctggcagTCCAGCGGGGGGTCGAAAAAGGATCTCTACTCGGTGCTGGGCGTGGCGCGCAACGCGACACCGGAGCAGATCAAATCTGCTTACAAGAAGCGGGCCAAGGCACTGCATCCCGACGTGAACCCAagccccaccgccgcggaGGACTTTGCGGAAGCAAAGCAGGCCTACGAGACCCTCTCCGATTCGCAGAAGCGCAGTATGTATGACATGACGGGTAATGCCAGTGCCGCCAGCGGCTTCGGCGGGTCGGGCAGCGGCTTCAACCCCTTCGGCGCCGGTGGCAACCCGTTCGCGGCTGGCGGCAACCCGTTCGCGAACATGGGCAACGCCAACCACTCCGGCGGTGGTCAGGGTGGCTTCTCCTTCAACGACTTCGAGGAGATCTTTCAGAAGATGAGCAACAGCGGCAAGGACAAGACCCGCAAGCCGCAAGGCCCGGAGCCTGGGGCGGACATCCACTACAAACTTGTGCTTCGATTTCTCGACGCCGTGAACGGGTGCCAGAAGGAGATTAGCTACAACAcgatgcgccgctgcggagcgtgtactggcagcggctgccaGGACACGGGGTCGCGCACGAAATGTCCACActgcggcggccgcggcaAGAAGGTGATGTCCACGGGATTCTTTCATATGCAGCAGGACTGTACCCACTGCGGTGGCACCGGCGAGCTCGGTCGAACGACCTGCACGCAGTGTAGCGGCAAGGGCATCGTAAAGGATCGCAGTGTACAgacgctgccggtgccgaaAGGTGTGGACAACAAGGAGCGGCTGAAAGTAACGGGCAAGGGCGAGGCCGGGGTGCGCAACGGTCCTCCTGGAAACCTCTATATTGAAATCTCTGTCGAGGAAGACCCTGTCTTCCACCGCGAGGGCAGCGACATCCACGTCATCACCCCCATCACCCTCTCCACCGCGGTGCTCGGTGGCACGGTGCGCGTGCCGACCCTGACGGGCGAGGTCGAGACACGGGTTCCCGTCGGCACGCAGCAAGGCGACAAGCTCGTGCTGcgcggccgcggcgtgcACCGCCCCAACCACAACAAGACGGGTGACTTCTACATCCACTTTGCGGTCATGTTGCCGAAGGAACTcacggaggagcagaagaaggcCGTCGCCGACTTTGCCAAGGATGAAAAGCCTCTCGATCTCAACGACGCCCAGCTGCAGGAACTCAAGGGGCGCTACCGCTCCTGGTTTGCAGCGTAA